A window of Sutcliffiella cohnii contains these coding sequences:
- a CDS encoding CTP synthase, whose product MTKYIFVTGGVVSSLGKGITAASLGRLLKNRGLSVTIQKFDPYINVDPGTMSPYQHGEVFVTDDGAETDLDLGHYERFIDINLNKYSNVTTGKIYSTVIKKERRGDYLGGTVQVIPHITNEIKERVFRAGRETKADVVITEIGGTVGDIESLPFLEAIRQIKSDIGRDNVMYIHCTLVPYLNAAGELKTKPTQHSVKELRSLGIQPNLIVLRSEHPISQDMKDKIALFCDIDERAVIESIDADTLYAVPLSYQEQKMDQIVCEHLKLICNDADMSDWEQLVNKVRNLKKVTTIGLVGKYVELQDAYISVAESLRHAGYQFDSDISIKWINSEEVTEENVASVLRDVDGILVPGGFGDRGVEGKIAATRYARENKVPFFGICLGMQLASVEYARNVLGLKDAHSSELNPETKHPIIDLLPEQKDIEDLGGTLRLGLYACKLNEGTLAKEAYGEEVVYERHRHRYEFNNEYRQQMEEAGFIFSGTSPDGRLVEIVEIKDHPWFLACQFHPEFKSRPNRPQPLFRDFVQASLKKAEVLTK is encoded by the coding sequence ATGACAAAGTATATTTTCGTAACCGGTGGTGTTGTATCATCATTAGGAAAAGGAATTACAGCAGCATCATTAGGAAGACTATTAAAAAACAGAGGATTAAGTGTAACGATTCAAAAATTTGATCCGTACATTAACGTTGACCCAGGAACGATGAGTCCGTATCAGCACGGTGAAGTTTTCGTAACGGATGATGGGGCAGAAACGGATCTAGACTTAGGTCATTACGAGCGTTTTATCGACATTAACTTAAATAAATATAGTAACGTGACAACAGGGAAGATTTATTCAACTGTTATTAAAAAAGAGCGCCGTGGAGACTATTTAGGTGGAACAGTCCAAGTAATCCCGCATATTACAAACGAAATTAAAGAGCGGGTGTTCCGTGCTGGTCGCGAAACGAAAGCAGATGTAGTTATAACTGAAATTGGTGGAACTGTTGGAGATATTGAATCACTACCGTTCCTTGAAGCGATTCGCCAAATTAAGAGTGATATCGGCCGTGATAATGTTATGTATATCCACTGTACATTAGTTCCGTATTTAAATGCAGCTGGAGAGCTAAAAACGAAGCCTACTCAACATAGTGTGAAAGAATTACGTAGCTTAGGTATTCAACCAAACTTAATCGTTTTACGTTCCGAGCACCCAATTTCTCAAGATATGAAGGATAAAATTGCTCTATTTTGTGATATTGATGAAAGAGCGGTTATTGAGTCAATCGATGCAGATACGTTATATGCAGTTCCGCTATCTTATCAAGAACAAAAGATGGACCAAATCGTATGTGAACATTTAAAGCTTATTTGCAATGACGCGGATATGTCTGATTGGGAGCAGTTAGTAAACAAAGTACGTAACTTGAAAAAAGTTACAACAATTGGACTAGTAGGGAAGTATGTAGAGTTACAAGATGCATACATTTCTGTAGCAGAATCTTTACGCCATGCAGGTTACCAATTTGATTCCGATATTAGCATTAAGTGGATCAATTCAGAAGAAGTGACAGAAGAGAACGTAGCAAGCGTACTTCGTGACGTGGACGGAATTTTAGTACCAGGTGGATTCGGTGACCGCGGAGTGGAAGGGAAAATTGCTGCAACTCGATATGCGCGTGAAAATAAAGTGCCTTTCTTTGGAATTTGCTTAGGTATGCAATTAGCTTCCGTCGAGTATGCTCGTAACGTATTAGGGTTGAAAGATGCTCATTCATCTGAATTAAACCCAGAAACAAAGCACCCTATTATCGACTTGCTTCCAGAGCAAAAAGATATTGAAGATTTAGGTGGAACACTTCGCCTAGGTTTATATGCATGTAAATTAAATGAAGGTACGTTAGCAAAAGAAGCTTACGGGGAAGAAGTAGTATACGAGCGTCACCGTCACCGTTACGAATTCAATAACGAATATCGTCAACAAATGGAAGAGGCAGGATTTATATTCTCTGGGACTAGCCCAGATGGACGTTTAGTGGAAATTGTAGAAATAAAAGATCATCCATGGTTTTTAGCGTGTCAATTCCACCCAGAATTTAAATCAAGACCGAACAGACCACAACCACTTTTCCGTGACTTTGTTCAAGCTTCTTTGAAAAAAGCAGAAGTACTAACAAAATAA
- the rpoE gene encoding DNA-directed RNA polymerase subunit delta: MALDHLTKEQLEEMSLIEVASELLITQKKSYTFGELLDDVKQILGLSDEEVRPKIAQFYTDLNIDGRFICIGENQWGLREWYPYDQIEEETTPQVKAKTKKKSKKQLDDDIELDDFDELDEEDLEFDDLDDYEEEDLEDDDLVDDLDDDDDADDDADDDDLEIIEDEEEFDELDEEEEELEEEEEEL; encoded by the coding sequence ATGGCTCTTGACCATCTAACGAAAGAACAATTAGAGGAAATGTCACTAATTGAAGTTGCATCTGAATTACTAATTACACAAAAAAAATCCTATACGTTCGGCGAACTATTGGATGACGTAAAACAAATCCTTGGATTATCTGATGAAGAAGTACGTCCAAAAATTGCACAATTTTATACAGACTTAAATATTGATGGACGTTTTATTTGTATTGGAGAAAATCAGTGGGGACTTCGCGAATGGTATCCGTATGACCAAATCGAGGAAGAAACAACACCTCAGGTAAAAGCAAAAACGAAGAAAAAATCGAAAAAACAACTTGATGACGATATTGAGTTGGACGATTTCGATGAGCTAGACGAAGAAGATTTAGAATTCGATGATTTAGACGATTACGAGGAAGAAGACTTAGAAGATGACGATCTAGTCGACGACCTAGATGATGATGACGACGCAGATGACGACGCAGATGACGATGATCTAGAAATTATCGAAGATGAAGAAGAATTTGATGAGTTAGACGAAGAAGAAGAGGAACTCGAAGAAGAGGAAGAAGAATTATAA
- the icmF gene encoding fused isobutyryl-CoA mutase/GTPase IcmF, with translation METYKRKHHIRFVTASSLFDGHDASINIMRRILQGSGAEVIHLGHNRSVEEIVNAAIQEDVQGIAISSYQGGHVEYFKYMYDLLKEKGAPHIRIYGGGGGVIIPEEIKELHEYGIARIFSPDDGREYGLQGMIDLMVRDCDFLPGEGLDVDVEQLDADNHRLIGRLITLAEVGLSAEAEVASTAQAMLEQVKAMQSNSPVLGITGTGGAGKSSLTDELIRRFLNEVPEKKIAILSVDPTKQKTGGALLGDRIRMNAIFNPRVYMRSLATRGSRSELSLAIRDAISVVKAAGFDLVIVETSGIGQGDAAITEITDLSMYVMTSEFGAPSQLEKIDMIDYADLIVINKFERKGSEDAKRQVQKQYQRSRLLWDKELDEMPVYGTIASQFNDLGTNTLFAALLEKINEKAGTTYSSSLPVSKEVEKQNIIIPNDRRYYLREISETVRNYHKDAQAQVEIARKLFQLDGAMEAASVAGKAELKQELQQLREEYAQQLTPTSKKVLESWDAKREAYSGDQFITRIRDKEIITKLTTKSLSGLSIPKVVLPKYVDYGEILKWVYKENVPGEFPYTAGVFPFKREGEDPKRQFAGEGTPERTNRRFHYLSKDDTAKRLSTAFDSVTLYGEDPDHRPDIYGKIGNSGVSICTLEDMKKLYDGFDLCAPSTSVSMTINGPAPIILAMFMNTAIDQQVKKKEEELGRVLTVEEYTEVREWTLKTVRGTVQADILKEDQGQNTCIFSTEFALRMMGDIQQYFIDHKVRNYYSVSISGYHIAEAGANPISQLAFTLANGFTYVEYYLSRGMNIDDFAPNLSFFFSNGLDPEYTVIGRVARRIWSTVMKNKYGANERSQKLKYHIQTSGRSLHAQEIDFNDIRTTLQALMALQDNCNSLHTNAYDEAITTPTEESVRRAMAIQMIITKEHGLTKNENPLQGAFIVEELTDLVEEAVLQEFDRLNDRGGVLGAMETQYQRGKIQDESMYYEMKKHTGELPIIGVNTYKNPNPPSEEELNSIELARSTEEEKETQIRNLRQFQTEHEDQLAEALQKLQQTAISGGNIFEELMETVKVASLGQITNALYQVGGQYRRNM, from the coding sequence ATGGAAACGTATAAACGAAAACACCATATCCGTTTCGTAACGGCTTCCAGTCTTTTTGACGGTCATGATGCATCGATTAATATTATGCGTCGTATTTTACAAGGAAGTGGAGCGGAAGTCATTCATTTAGGACATAACCGTTCTGTTGAAGAAATTGTAAATGCGGCTATTCAAGAAGATGTGCAAGGAATTGCTATATCATCTTACCAAGGTGGTCACGTAGAATATTTTAAATATATGTATGACTTATTAAAAGAAAAAGGCGCGCCACACATCCGAATTTACGGTGGTGGAGGCGGTGTTATCATTCCAGAAGAAATAAAGGAACTCCATGAATACGGGATTGCTCGTATTTTTTCACCGGATGACGGTCGGGAGTATGGCCTTCAAGGAATGATAGATTTAATGGTAAGAGATTGTGACTTTTTACCTGGAGAAGGCTTGGACGTTGATGTAGAGCAATTAGACGCTGATAATCATCGTCTAATTGGTAGACTGATAACATTAGCAGAAGTAGGTCTTTCGGCAGAAGCGGAAGTAGCATCAACGGCGCAAGCAATGTTAGAGCAAGTAAAAGCGATGCAGTCCAATTCACCAGTATTAGGAATTACAGGAACAGGCGGAGCTGGGAAAAGCTCATTAACAGATGAACTGATTCGACGCTTTTTAAACGAAGTGCCGGAAAAGAAAATTGCTATCCTTTCGGTTGATCCGACAAAGCAAAAAACAGGTGGAGCACTATTAGGAGACCGCATTCGGATGAACGCTATTTTCAACCCAAGAGTTTATATGCGCTCCCTTGCAACAAGAGGCTCGCGTTCCGAGCTATCGTTAGCGATACGGGATGCTATTTCTGTTGTAAAAGCAGCAGGCTTTGATTTAGTTATTGTCGAAACGAGTGGTATCGGTCAAGGAGATGCTGCGATAACAGAAATTACCGATCTTTCTATGTATGTAATGACGAGCGAATTTGGTGCTCCGTCACAGCTTGAAAAAATAGATATGATCGATTACGCAGACTTAATTGTGATTAATAAATTTGAACGAAAAGGCTCTGAGGATGCAAAACGTCAAGTTCAAAAGCAGTACCAAAGAAGCCGTTTATTATGGGATAAAGAGCTAGATGAAATGCCGGTGTACGGAACCATTGCGAGCCAGTTTAACGATTTAGGTACGAATACGTTATTTGCAGCTCTTCTAGAAAAAATAAATGAAAAAGCAGGAACAACTTACTCATCGAGTTTGCCAGTATCAAAAGAAGTAGAAAAACAAAATATTATTATTCCGAACGACCGTCGCTATTATTTACGTGAGATTTCCGAAACAGTTCGAAACTATCATAAGGATGCGCAAGCGCAAGTGGAGATTGCCCGTAAACTGTTTCAGTTAGATGGAGCAATGGAAGCAGCATCAGTAGCTGGAAAAGCGGAGCTAAAGCAAGAACTACAACAATTACGAGAAGAATATGCGCAACAACTAACTCCAACATCTAAAAAAGTACTAGAATCGTGGGATGCGAAACGAGAAGCATATTCTGGTGATCAATTTATAACGAGAATCCGTGACAAAGAAATTATTACAAAGCTTACAACGAAAAGCTTATCAGGCCTTTCCATTCCGAAAGTAGTTTTACCGAAATATGTAGACTATGGGGAAATATTAAAATGGGTATATAAAGAAAATGTTCCAGGAGAATTCCCTTATACGGCAGGAGTGTTTCCGTTTAAACGGGAAGGGGAAGATCCGAAACGTCAATTTGCTGGCGAAGGAACTCCTGAAAGAACAAATCGTCGTTTCCACTATTTAAGTAAAGATGATACAGCGAAACGTTTAAGTACAGCGTTTGACTCGGTAACTCTTTATGGAGAAGATCCGGACCACCGCCCAGATATTTATGGGAAAATCGGAAATAGTGGTGTTAGTATTTGTACGCTAGAGGATATGAAAAAACTGTATGACGGATTTGATTTGTGCGCGCCTTCTACGTCTGTGTCGATGACGATTAACGGTCCAGCACCGATTATATTAGCGATGTTTATGAACACTGCTATAGACCAACAAGTGAAGAAAAAAGAAGAAGAGCTTGGTAGGGTACTAACAGTAGAAGAGTATACAGAAGTAAGAGAATGGACATTAAAAACAGTACGTGGAACAGTGCAAGCCGATATTTTGAAAGAAGACCAAGGACAAAACACATGTATTTTCTCAACAGAATTTGCATTGCGGATGATGGGAGATATTCAACAATATTTCATCGACCATAAAGTACGAAACTATTATTCCGTTTCAATTTCTGGTTATCACATTGCCGAAGCGGGAGCAAACCCAATTTCTCAACTTGCCTTCACGCTTGCAAATGGCTTTACGTATGTAGAGTATTATTTAAGCCGTGGAATGAATATAGATGACTTTGCGCCTAACCTTTCATTCTTCTTTAGTAACGGATTAGACCCAGAATACACAGTTATTGGTCGTGTTGCTCGCCGTATTTGGTCAACGGTTATGAAAAATAAATACGGTGCAAATGAGCGCAGTCAAAAACTAAAATACCATATTCAAACATCAGGTCGATCGTTGCATGCGCAAGAAATTGACTTTAACGATATTCGAACAACGTTACAAGCATTAATGGCACTACAAGATAACTGTAACTCGCTTCATACGAATGCTTACGACGAGGCGATTACGACACCAACGGAAGAATCGGTCCGTCGTGCAATGGCGATTCAAATGATTATTACGAAAGAGCATGGCTTAACGAAGAACGAAAACCCGTTACAAGGGGCGTTTATCGTCGAAGAGTTAACAGATTTAGTAGAGGAAGCAGTTCTGCAAGAATTCGATCGCTTAAATGACCGTGGCGGTGTGTTAGGTGCAATGGAAACGCAATACCAGCGTGGGAAGATCCAAGACGAATCGATGTATTATGAAATGAAAAAACATACAGGCGAATTGCCGATAATCGGGGTAAACACATATAAAAACCCGAACCCGCCATCTGAAGAAGAGTTAAACTCCATCGAGCTAGCTCGTTCAACAGAAGAGGAAAAAGAAACACAAATTCGCAACTTAAGACAATTCCAAACAGAACATGAAGACCAACTGGCAGAAGCACTACAAAAACTACAACAAACTGCCATAAGCGGAGGCAACATCTTCGAAGAACTAATGGAAACAGTAAAAGTAGCTTCCTTGGGCCAAATCACCAACGCCCTCTACCAAGTAGGCGGGCAATACAGAAGGAATATGTAG
- a CDS encoding TetR/AcrR family transcriptional regulator has product MKKRQVHASVKDEKLIEKRRDQMIKGAVSLFKEKGFHRTTTRELAKEAGFSIGTLYEYIRTKEDVLYLVCDRIYDQVGERLQQELDMNRGCLKSLKSAIYYYFHVMDEMQDEVLVMYQEAKSLSKDALPYVLNKELQMVGMFERVIRNCVEYENLPVSEKEISLLAHNLFVQGQMWGFRRWALQKQFNLNEYIELQLEILLHGLMKGEKK; this is encoded by the coding sequence ATGAAAAAAAGGCAAGTACATGCGTCGGTGAAAGATGAAAAGTTAATTGAAAAAAGAAGAGATCAAATGATTAAAGGAGCGGTGAGCCTTTTTAAAGAAAAAGGCTTTCACCGTACAACGACGAGAGAGCTTGCAAAAGAGGCTGGATTTAGTATTGGCACACTGTATGAATACATTCGTACGAAAGAGGACGTATTGTATCTCGTTTGTGACCGCATTTATGACCAAGTTGGAGAGCGGTTACAGCAAGAGTTAGATATGAACCGAGGATGCTTAAAAAGCTTAAAATCAGCAATATATTATTATTTTCATGTAATGGATGAAATGCAAGATGAAGTACTTGTTATGTACCAGGAGGCAAAATCTTTATCAAAAGACGCACTTCCATACGTGTTAAATAAAGAATTACAAATGGTAGGCATGTTTGAACGGGTAATCCGCAATTGTGTTGAATATGAAAATTTACCTGTCTCGGAAAAAGAAATTTCGCTACTTGCACACAATTTGTTCGTCCAAGGTCAGATGTGGGGATTCCGACGTTGGGCATTACAAAAGCAATTTAATTTAAATGAGTATATAGAGCTTCAACTTGAAATATTGTTACACGGTCTTATGAAGGGGGAGAAAAAATAA
- a CDS encoding acyl-CoA dehydrogenase: MNFLLSEEHEMIRKMVRDFARNEVEPTAAERDEEERFDMEIFNKMADLGLTGIPFPEEYGGIGSDYLAYCIAVEELSRVCASTGVTLSAHTSLASWPIYKYGTEEQKQKYLVPLAQGTKIGGYGLTEPGSGSDAGAMRTTARLDGDHYVLNGSKIFITNGGIADIYVVFALTDPTSKHKGTSAFIIESDFPGFSVGKKEKKLGIRSSPTTEIIFEECRVPKENMLGAEGEGFKVAMTTLDGGRNGIAAQAVGIAQGALDAAIAYAKERVQFGKPISAQQGVSFKLADMATSIEASRLLTYQAAWRESEGLSYGKESAMSKLLAGDTAMKVTTEAVQIFGGYGYTKDYPVERYMRDAKITQIYEGTQEIQRLVISRMITK; the protein is encoded by the coding sequence ATGAACTTTTTATTATCAGAAGAACATGAAATGATTCGCAAAATGGTAAGAGACTTTGCAAGAAACGAAGTAGAACCAACAGCAGCAGAGCGTGACGAAGAAGAGCGCTTCGATATGGAAATATTCAATAAAATGGCGGACCTTGGTCTAACAGGAATACCTTTTCCGGAAGAGTACGGCGGAATTGGCAGTGACTATTTAGCATATTGTATCGCAGTTGAAGAGCTTTCTCGTGTATGTGCATCTACAGGAGTAACCTTATCCGCGCACACATCGTTAGCGAGCTGGCCGATTTACAAATATGGTACAGAAGAGCAAAAGCAAAAATATTTAGTGCCACTAGCACAAGGTACGAAAATTGGTGGCTACGGACTAACTGAGCCAGGATCAGGCTCAGATGCAGGTGCAATGAGAACAACGGCTAGATTAGACGGAGACCATTACGTATTAAACGGTTCTAAAATATTCATTACAAACGGTGGAATTGCGGACATCTATGTGGTGTTTGCATTAACAGATCCAACTTCTAAACATAAAGGAACATCTGCATTCATTATCGAAAGTGACTTCCCTGGATTCTCTGTTGGAAAGAAGGAAAAGAAGTTAGGAATTCGTTCTTCACCTACAACGGAAATTATTTTTGAAGAGTGTCGCGTACCGAAAGAAAACATGCTTGGTGCAGAAGGTGAAGGGTTCAAAGTCGCGATGACAACTCTAGACGGTGGACGTAACGGCATTGCTGCGCAAGCAGTTGGTATCGCACAAGGCGCATTAGACGCAGCGATCGCTTATGCAAAAGAGCGCGTTCAATTCGGTAAACCGATCTCAGCTCAACAAGGTGTAAGCTTTAAACTAGCAGATATGGCAACATCTATTGAAGCTTCTAGACTATTAACTTATCAAGCAGCGTGGAGAGAATCAGAAGGTCTTTCTTACGGAAAAGAATCAGCAATGTCTAAACTGTTAGCTGGTGATACTGCAATGAAAGTTACGACAGAAGCGGTACAAATTTTTGGTGGATACGGTTATACGAAAGACTATCCAGTTGAGCGCTATATGAGAGATGCAAAAATTACCCAAATTTATGAAGGTACACAAGAAATTCAGCGTCTCGTTATTTCTCGTATGATCACGAAGTAA
- a CDS encoding acyl-CoA dehydrogenase — protein sequence MNLRFTEEQEMMRKMVRDFAEAEIAPFVEKMEEDGEFPRGILKKMAELGLMGITIPEEYGGAGMDFTSYIIAINELSKVSATVGVILSVHTSVGTNPILYFGTEEQKKKYVTKLASGEYLGAFCLTEPSSGSDAGSLKTRAVLKDDHYILNGSKVFITNGGEADTYIVYASTNPELGTKGISAFIVEKDTPGFIIGKDEHKMGLHGSRTVQLTFEEAKVPVENLLGAEGEGFKNAMSNLDVGRIGIAAQSLGIAEAALEAAVAYAKERAQFGKPIAAQQGVGFKLADMATAVEAAKLLVYRAANLRSKGFPCGKEASIAKLFASKTAMEVATEAVQIFGGYGYTKDYPVERFFRDAKVCEIYEGTSEIQRLVISKHLLK from the coding sequence ATGAATTTACGCTTTACAGAAGAACAAGAAATGATGCGAAAAATGGTCAGAGACTTTGCAGAAGCAGAAATTGCTCCGTTCGTAGAAAAAATGGAAGAAGATGGTGAATTTCCTAGAGGCATTTTAAAGAAAATGGCTGAACTTGGATTAATGGGTATAACCATTCCAGAAGAATACGGTGGGGCAGGGATGGATTTTACGTCCTACATTATTGCGATTAATGAACTTTCAAAGGTGAGTGCAACAGTCGGCGTTATTTTAAGTGTTCATACGTCAGTCGGCACGAATCCGATTCTATACTTTGGAACAGAAGAACAAAAGAAAAAATATGTTACCAAATTAGCGAGCGGTGAGTATTTAGGGGCGTTCTGTTTAACAGAGCCAAGTTCAGGTTCAGATGCTGGTAGCTTAAAGACCCGTGCCGTGTTGAAAGATGATCACTACATTTTAAACGGCTCAAAAGTATTTATTACGAACGGTGGAGAAGCAGACACTTATATTGTTTACGCTTCCACTAATCCGGAGCTCGGGACAAAAGGAATTTCTGCTTTTATTGTCGAGAAGGATACACCAGGTTTTATTATCGGAAAAGACGAACATAAAATGGGACTTCACGGCTCTCGCACTGTACAACTAACATTTGAAGAAGCGAAAGTACCAGTCGAAAATTTACTCGGTGCAGAAGGAGAAGGCTTTAAAAATGCTATGTCTAACTTAGATGTTGGTCGAATTGGAATAGCTGCGCAATCTTTAGGAATTGCCGAAGCCGCGCTAGAAGCGGCAGTTGCGTATGCGAAAGAGCGTGCTCAATTCGGAAAGCCAATCGCAGCACAACAAGGTGTAGGTTTTAAATTAGCAGATATGGCAACCGCGGTTGAAGCTGCAAAACTATTAGTATATCGGGCGGCAAATTTACGCTCCAAAGGTTTTCCATGTGGAAAAGAAGCGTCGATTGCAAAGCTTTTTGCATCTAAAACGGCAATGGAAGTTGCTACGGAAGCAGTGCAAATATTCGGTGGCTACGGATATACGAAAGATTATCCAGTAGAACGCTTTTTCCGCGATGCGAAAGTTTGTGAAATATACGAAGGAACAAGTGAAATTCAACGGTTAGTAATTAGTAAACATTTATTAAAGTAA
- a CDS encoding 3-hydroxybutyryl-CoA dehydrogenase, giving the protein MSIQKVMVIGAGQMGSGIAQVCAQAGYDVIVNDVKQESLDKGLANITKNLNRNVEKGRMTEEEKEATVNRLTWTQAIEDASSVDIVIEAAVENMDIKKSIFKTLDQHAPAHAILATNTSSLPITEIAAVTSRPEKVIGMHFMNPVPVMKLVEIIRGLQTADEVYNSIEDMTKKLAKVPVEVNDFPGFVSNRVLMPMINEAIYTVYEGVATPEAVDEVMKLGMNHPMGPLTLADFIGLDTCLYIMETLHEGFGDDKYRPCPLLRKYVKAGWLGKKTGRGFYTYS; this is encoded by the coding sequence ATGAGTATTCAAAAAGTAATGGTAATCGGCGCGGGCCAAATGGGATCAGGCATTGCCCAAGTTTGCGCACAAGCAGGATACGATGTAATCGTAAACGACGTTAAACAAGAATCACTAGACAAGGGCCTTGCGAACATCACTAAAAACTTAAACCGCAACGTAGAAAAAGGCCGAATGACAGAAGAAGAAAAAGAGGCAACAGTAAACCGCCTTACTTGGACACAAGCGATAGAAGATGCTAGTTCAGTAGATATCGTCATCGAAGCAGCAGTCGAAAACATGGACATTAAGAAAAGTATTTTTAAAACACTGGACCAACATGCACCAGCACATGCGATTTTAGCCACTAATACATCATCTCTACCAATTACAGAAATTGCGGCAGTAACGTCCAGACCAGAAAAAGTAATCGGTATGCACTTTATGAACCCAGTTCCGGTGATGAAACTAGTCGAAATTATACGCGGCCTACAAACAGCAGATGAAGTATACAACTCAATTGAAGATATGACGAAAAAATTAGCAAAAGTACCAGTTGAAGTAAACGACTTCCCAGGATTCGTTTCAAACCGCGTTTTAATGCCAATGATTAACGAGGCAATCTACACAGTTTACGAAGGAGTAGCTACACCAGAAGCAGTAGACGAAGTGATGAAACTCGGTATGAATCATCCGATGGGCCCTTTAACTTTAGCTGATTTTATCGGGTTAGATACTTGCCTTTATATTATGGAAACATTACACGAAGGCTTTGGAGACGATAAATACCGCCCTTGTCCGTTATTGCGTAAATACGTAAAGGCTGGTTGGCTTGGTAAGAAAACAGGAAGAGGATTTTACACTTATTCATAG
- a CDS encoding acetyl-CoA C-acetyltransferase, protein MGKTVIVSGVRTPIGRYGGSLSTLTASDLGAITIKEALNRAGVAPESVDEVIYGTVLQGGQGQIPSRQAARKAGLPWNVKTETINKVCASGMRAVTLGDLMIRSGDEEVIVAGGMESMSNAPYILPKARWGLRMGDSAVKDLMIYDGLTCSFTGVHMGTYGNGVAKELEISREEQDAWSFRSHERAIAATEKGVWAQEIVSVEIPQRKGDPITVSTDESPRKDTSLEKLAKLNPVFGHDGTITAGNAPGVNDGAAALVLMSEDRAAQEGKEVMATILGHASIAVEAKDFPKTPGLVIEELLRKTSKTVEEIDLFEINEAFAAVALASAKIAGLDLEKVNVNGGAVALGHPIGASGARIIISLIHELKRRGGGLGIASICSGGGQGDAILVEVKG, encoded by the coding sequence ATGGGGAAAACAGTTATCGTTAGTGGAGTTCGCACACCGATTGGTAGATATGGGGGAAGTTTAAGTACATTAACAGCATCAGACCTTGGAGCAATTACGATTAAAGAGGCACTAAATCGGGCAGGAGTCGCTCCTGAATCAGTAGATGAAGTTATTTACGGAACCGTGTTACAAGGTGGCCAAGGCCAAATACCTTCACGTCAAGCAGCACGTAAAGCTGGACTTCCGTGGAATGTGAAAACAGAAACAATCAATAAAGTATGTGCTTCTGGAATGAGAGCAGTCACATTAGGCGACTTAATGATTCGCTCTGGGGACGAAGAAGTGATTGTAGCTGGAGGAATGGAATCGATGAGCAATGCCCCTTACATTTTACCGAAAGCCCGTTGGGGACTTCGTATGGGCGATAGTGCAGTGAAAGATTTAATGATTTACGACGGCTTAACATGTAGTTTCACAGGTGTTCATATGGGGACATACGGAAACGGTGTTGCGAAGGAATTGGAAATATCACGTGAAGAACAAGATGCATGGTCATTTAGAAGTCATGAACGAGCAATTGCCGCAACAGAAAAGGGCGTTTGGGCTCAAGAAATTGTATCAGTTGAAATACCACAAAGAAAAGGAGATCCAATAACGGTCTCTACAGACGAATCACCTCGGAAAGATACCTCTTTAGAAAAGTTAGCAAAATTAAACCCAGTATTTGGACACGATGGAACGATTACAGCTGGAAATGCACCAGGTGTAAACGACGGAGCCGCAGCACTTGTATTAATGAGTGAAGATCGTGCTGCACAAGAAGGAAAAGAAGTAATGGCAACTATTTTAGGTCATGCATCCATCGCTGTCGAAGCAAAGGATTTTCCAAAAACACCAGGACTAGTCATTGAAGAATTACTACGCAAAACAAGCAAAACAGTGGAAGAGATTGACCTCTTTGAAATAAATGAAGCATTCGCAGCAGTTGCGCTAGCATCAGCTAAAATCGCAGGACTAGACTTAGAGAAAGTAAACGTAAACGGTGGCGCAGTTGCACTTGGACATCCAATCGGAGCAAGCGGCGCACGCATCATTATTTCGTTAATCCATGAACTAAAACGTCGCGGCGGCGGCTTAGGGATCGCCTCCATCTGCAGCGGTGGCGGCCAAGGCGATGCGATTTTAGTTGAAGTGAAGGGGTAA